The following is a genomic window from Plasmodium yoelii strain 17X genome assembly, chromosome: 12.
ctaatatttatatgtaaaaaaaatatctttattttttttagctagctacccaaaaaatatatgttaaggtacaatgtttttttttatcgatCGATGGGACTAAATAGAcaataatggaaaaaatgtaGATGCATTGAGAATAGCTGTATCTTGTTCTGCAACCAGATTGGTTGCAAGCCTTCAGCAAGccaaaatggaaaataagctatttataaaaaaaaaaaaaaaaaaaaaaaaaaaaaaaataacaattgtttttattttgtttttaataataagcccatatgttattattatttttttataaataaatatattaatttaatatattttttaaatgtcaaaattttatattttcctatGAACAAATTTCatgtatcatatttaatgtttaatttttatatataataataataataataataatttttttattttgcatatcacaactttttttatatataagttatttttaataacacaaaaaaagtataataattgtttatatttttataaacttTTAATGTGTCATATTTTTacacaataatatatagagtataattatatgtatacatatacaatTTCACCTATATAGaagctaagtattattttatattaacaatACTTTATTTATAGAGAGGGCATATTATACGCTCTACACACATACAAACTTTtagttatatattataccatattaaaaatataatacaactTAAAAGaattttcatattatatttgttaaaacataaaataatgtatattatcAACATAATTTATGTTCTAATAGTATGCCTTTTGGGCACTGTTCTTTCGTCCCCTTATTGGGGCGATCCATTATTAAAAGATTTGGGTAGCGAGGAACTAAACactaataacaaaaaaagatTGCACTCCACCAAAAAGAAAAGATATGCTATAGATATTTCTTCATTTGGGAATACATGTGTTCCAAAGTACTCAAATATTTGTGAACATTCCAATTATGAAATACGAGTAAATAATGGAATAAATGGATACACAATAAAAGCTATGTTAATTCAGAAAGAAACTAGTGATATAGTTTCTGTTCATCATGCAACAAGTATATTTTCTACAGATGGTAGTgcattattaaaatttgataatattccATCTTTAcattataacattatattagAAGTAActgatttaatttataataaagattATACTATTGGAAATAAGTGTCTATGTAATATTTGTAATGATACAAAAATAGTAATCGATTTAAACAATATAGAGAACAATATGATACACGCAACAAGAGGAcacaaacaaattaatttacCATTTCCACAAAGCTCCTTTGTAAACGGTAAATTATTGTTTAgcaattttaatttataccattctcaaataaatttaagaTCTATTGAAAGGTATGaagaattatataataaccaATATGAATTAGTACACCCATGCTCTGGTATTATTATGACACAttcagaaaaatataaaattcattatgACGTAAAAAGTGTACATTGTTaccatgtatatattatcgataaaattttgaaaaaaataacgtCTAATGATCAAAGAAGCGTAAATtttaagaataatatgtTCCTGAAGTTCAATAAAAACGAAACTAATGAAGATAATATGATATCTGTTGCAAAAAATTATTCAATTCACCTTCctttaaaatatgataatggATTTTATTATCCACGAGGCACAGTAAGCGGGCTTTTAGTTACAATTAATGTGAATACATTATtgaacaatataaaaaatatatatataaataacatggataaaaaaatggaatacATTCAAATGTTTAGAATAATTATTAGATTAATGCATCAATATAACGAAATTACATATGACAATTTGTTACAGTATACCACAAATTTGACATTACAAAAATCTCAATCGTCATCttcattaataaataatatatataatgtatatgCCGAAGAATTAACTGTTTTATTAAACTCTTTATCTTTAGAGTTTAATCCAGATATAATTGGacttgataaaaatattgtactTATGGAAGAAAAGGAATTTATTTCACAACATGGTATAGATATTAATGCACGTATATACAAAAATCAACTAATACTTAAAGAATCCTCAGATATATGTTTAGTTCTTTTGCAAGATATAGCTAGAGAAATTAGTAGTTATGTTAATAACAAATTGGATTCTAAATATACTGGTGTATGCAAGAatttcagaaaaaaaaacagttaTGCCAATATGTCAGTAATGTATTATACATATGAACTAGATTGTAAcatttcaattttttataaagaatataataCGAATGACGATTTAATGATAACAAATATTATATCAAACAAAAGTATATTTGAAGATGTTTATATTCAATTACATTACTAcgatatatatgaatatggTATATTAATTCACACACATGTTGATCAATCTTTAGTTAGATATATGAACTCATTGGTcaaaaattacataaataatgattCAGTAATTGTGATGAACATAATTGGACGTAAAACTGATAAAGGACCTGAAGATATTGATAAAACACTTAAAACAATCACATTTCCAATTGATTGCATAACGAATTGTTCTAATATAGAAACAATAATTATACAAGACAATTATGATTATATATCTATAGagaatatatgtattaaaaataCTACTGGATCTGACATTTGCTTCCCACAGTATAATTATTCTTACATATTTGATACTAGATTATTACTTGTacatatgataaatattAACCCTTATCCTGAAATCGTATTACAAACTAATGTACATCAAAGAATAGTCGAGGGAAACTACTGCATTTTATCAAGACATCCTCTTTTAATACCACATGAATACACTCCAAGAATATATAAAGATACTGTATGTAAAGAATATATTAATAGATGTGAGCTTTTGTCAACAAATGTAATCGTTAAAAGTATAAACATTCCTTCATCTATATTACAACGAAagaataaatttaaattatcatttaCAACGGATTTTGATGAAAAACATGAAGAAATGTtccaaattaattatttgtcagacaataataatgatatttccaaaaaaaaacatttattaaCGCATTACAATaatagtttttatataaatcaaCACGATAACTTAATTAATGAATCTAAACGtcaaaaagaaaattttgataatattgTATCTGTTAATGAATCATCACATAATGAGGAAAAtgcttataaaaatattaatattttccaGGAAATGaaatatgatattaatatatttaatatggaAAGGATGTACACTCATGAGCAAACATCAAAGAATAATGATTCTTCTTTATATCCTTTTGGCAGTTTAAGCATTAATTATTCACACGtaaaggaaaatatatacatgaaATTTTTAAACgactatatttatttttatgaaagtGATTCACAAAAATCAGATTATAACACAGTTTCACCTTTATCAGAAGACAAATTTTCCCATTTCACGAATGTCTCtgtatataattatgaaTGTTTAGGTGCTTATGCTTATTTGATGAAtaaatttaacattttaGTAAATGATTCGCTAAATTGTGAGGCTATACATATGATTATAGAAGTATTATTAAAAGGAAAATTGGgaaaatatttcatatacaataagaataaaatatttttaaactttataaaAAAGGAACCATTTAGTGGCGATATATATGATGTTTTTGACTTAGTTGATGTCgaaatatatgaacaagACAACTTACACACACCTAAATCAAAACAACGACTTAATGTAAGCATTGacgaaaataatttaaatttattatattctcaTAAAAACGTtttatatagaaataaatatttttcgaACATATACATACTAATGTTCAAAATAGCATATTTATCAAATGAATATGacttttatacatttttttacgACTTAACTGGAATTCGATTAGTTGATGaaattgtattaaaaaatatagataaattatcAATGAAAGATCAGACacatatacaatatatattattaaaccttaaaaataattataatataaaaattgagGAACATACTAACAAATTTgaagaattaataaatgaaatatcaTTATTAGCAGCCTATATTGTAGAGTTAACATCATCATATAAAGTAGATTTGAATATAACTAATGCAGAATCAGAAAATGAGTTAAAATCATTTGCAAATATTAAATACTTTGTTTATATCAATGAGTTCAAATACcacgaaaaaaatgtttcAACAAATCAATTGGTTCATACAATGTCACAACTTAACACATtgataattaaaaaaaaaatattatgttgTTCAAATTTTGTAGATGAAGTAGAAACatcattaaaatattatataatgtataaatatttacataatgATACTGATTTTATAAATGACAATGATGAAATTATGCCTCCAACagcatataaaataatacaaacaCTTTTGGAACGTCCTATTTCAAAAAGCAATGTATATGATGAAATGACTAAATCAAACATAGATAATATAACAAAACATATAATGAATCAATCGGGATacatacataaaaataatataactaCAGAATACAAAGATTTGGAGTGTATTCATTTAGACTCGATAAATCattatgataatattataacaaactttgaaacaaaatatgataaccATGGATCATTGGTTTctatgaaaattttaaaagGTTTATTAAAAGACAAACAGATTGATATTCAAGAAGATATGAAATATTCagtatatttttcatttagaAACTTATCTGTTCCATTCATTGGTAAGACACATAGAGAAGAAACATTAGGCTTTAaaagaatattattattaaaagcTTTCCCTAAAGCTATTCATGAAtcagtattattttatacatatatagatCAATTAGATGgaaattcattatttatgttgGAAAAAATAATCTTTGTATCGAAGGGAAATAAATTAGTAAAGGAAATAAATGTAGAATATCAGACATTTTTTGTCCACCCACGTAACATGATATTAACTAATAATATGTCTTCAAATACGCGTATCAATACCTATTCAACATATTTTAATGAACTAAATAGATGCCATCATTATAATAACGGTGTCCAAGCATGTGATTATCCTGAATATGGATATAATGGATTTACTCcatattatgttttttacACTGAAAATAACCAAAGAAAGGAAATATTATTCAAgaataatgaagaaatagcaaatttaattaataacaAGCCTTTAACATTAACTAAGAGATACAATATTGAGTTTGGAGGAGAAAAAATGGATGTAGAAATTTATAATTCGGTTGAAGTGATAATAAACGAAATAGCCTTTTCTATCGGacttataaattttaataaaaaaaattgttcaaAATTAACTTTAAATAACGGATTAATGCATATACCTAATGACCCCAAATCTCTTATATCTAGTATTTATTATGAAACATTATATTGTTTAGACAAAAGtgctatttataaaaaaatattaactatTTGTAATTTTGATAAAGAAGAACTTATGAAATTATTTAGTACTTTAGACAGTAATATGTTACCTTATAACTTGGAAGAAACATTTGCAAATTCGTTAACACATAacgaaataataaatttaataacatACTTGATTTCAGCACCTTATCAGATAAATATGATGATAAGAATACCAGGTGATTCCGATAATAAAGgtttaaataatgatatgaAACCTTTAAACTTAAACATTATGGAATTAAATAACACAGAAAATATAGAATCTAAAATAGtttttatagaaaatgaagaCATAATTAGGATTAGTAAacaatttttacaaaaagaAGTGAATAATTCGTCTTTATTAGAGTTTAACGaatcattatattttgaaCTTTTGAAATATATGCCTAATAGTTTTATTAATGAACACAAAATACTAATAGATGTGAAAGATGTAAATAACtatctaaaaaattatataaataaagaaaatatatgtaataatgattcctattttaaaaataatggaaTAATGTTAATACCTGGTGAAACTTCTACATACAACCAGCCCAGTTTTACATATATAGATAAtgataacatatatattaagaaAAAACCAGAAGacagttatatatttaacaatatatttttatttgaaggaaaaaataatttaaacaaaaattttttaaatgctATTATAGTTTTATCACCAATACATATAACTGAGGTACATGATATATCACATGTTGAATTAATAGCAAATACATTTGATAGCAAGCATCAATTTTCTATGAAATGTTACCcccataaaaaatatgacaaTTCATATTTTGAAGAAGAATTTAATTTAGCCCCTAAttcaatttattttgtttgtatgaatgtatatacaatgTATTTAAAGAGCGgattatatgaatttaataaatacttaattaaatttaatacTACTAACAGTAATacatatcatatatataaaaatatgccaGTAAGACCTGTTTATAGTGTcaagaataataatataatagttCCAGATATGAATAAGATCGATTTTAAATTACACCGCATAAAAGATGATGATATGAACTCAACATTAGTTAAATATCTTATATTTGTAGATGGCTTTATTACATTGGATACTAATCCATATGTAGTAGTTAATCCTATATTTACAGAAGATTCGTACTATTATAACAGTAATGTAAGTCAAACAGATGATTATGTATCTTTTATGTATTCGCGTAAACTTAAACTCTTTGAATTTTTAGAATTGCCAACTACTCAAATGttatttaaagataatacGATGACTATAACAACAGAGCAATTAATACATTATCAAGAAGAAACAcataatgtatatttattaactCTTGTAAAAACACTTAATTTAACAAAAGTTATAATAAGAgacatatttaataatgaaTTTGAAGTAAATATTGATATAATTAAGGATGAAATACCTACTAGTGTACACACAGAACCCCCATTACCCACCCCACCAACTTCTACAACTACTGTTCCAATAGAAGAaatagaaaaagaagaagaaaaagaaatagaAGAAGATAAAGAAATAGAAATAGAAATCGAAATCGaaatagaaaaagaaaaggaggaagaaaaagaaatagaaaaagaagtagaaaaagaagaagaaaaagaaatagaaaaagaagaagaaaaagaagtagaaaaagaagaagaaaaagaagtagaaaaagaagaagaaaaagaagtaGAAAAAGAAGTAGAAAAAGAAGTAGAAAAAGAAGTAGAAAAAGAAGTAGAAAAAGAAgtagaaaaagaagaagaaaaagaagaagaaaaagaagtagaaaaagaagaagaaaaagaagtagaaaaagaagaagaaaaaagtAATACATCGTGCAAATGCTGCTtagttaaaataataaataatacgGGTTCAAATGGTAATTGCATATCTGTAACTCAATACATTTTCCTTGTACAAAGTTTAACTTCGATTTCTGAAGGAAAAATGTCATTACATGTTTCTGAACATGGTTACGAATTAATTGGAAATGATGACAAATTATCGATAAATAGAACACTTAATTTATTATGTACCAAATTAAATGGTGAAGTACATTTAACAAATGGGGATTATAATATTCAAATAACAAATTATCAATATAGTATGCCGAGATCACCATTTAATTTATCCAATGGGTATTTTAATATACTGAGAATAAATGAAGAtggaacaaaatatattactcCCCCTAATGCGTTTATAAGTGGGGAAAAGCCTTTTACTGTGGATTTAAATATACCCAAAATTAGTAGAATTGGGAATACAGAGAATGTTTCAGAATCGTTGATACCTGAGAAAAAAGATAATTCTCATGTAGTCGATGTTATACCTATACCATATGctgaagaaaataaacaatcAAAACTATCCTTTTCGAACTTTTCGAACTACAGTTGGTTAACAAATCAAAGAACAATAAACTCAAATAGTGCACAATATTATAGAAGAAATGTTATGTGCagcatttatataaaaagtatAGAATTATATGACGATAAAACTAAAACGGAGGTATATgaaaacaaatatgatataAGCACAAATTCATTAAATTATGGTGTATATGAAATACATGTTAATAATGGCAAATCCTACGGAGCATGTAAAAATGGTCATTGTCTTTTAGATGGCTGGTTtcttaattatataatgcatagtgataaattaaaaaatggagTTTATATGTTACacattaaaaattatgtCAATATACATAGAATTGATCAATTTGAAAGCAATCCTCGTTATGCTCCTGAATCTTCTAAAACCACTGCAACAGAATCATTACCAGTCACAACTAAACCAGTGTTTTGTGTGTCAGAAGATTTAAACAAATTGGAAAGTTTTgatgcaaataaaaaaataaaaattattagagAAGTTGAAACAAATTCGAATGTGAATCCAGGAATATATATGGTACATGTTAATCACAACAATTATGAAGTATATacagaaaaagaaaataacaaaatattagAAACAAGTGTATTTGAATCTTGTATTAAACACGATTTTGATATAAAAGATGAcatgcaatatatatataaagtgcaaataataaatgatgaaACTACAGATATAAGAcatatagaaaatgaaaggatatttatagataaaaataataataaatttaaagaatatTATGCATTTATAAGTAGcatagaaaataatgataataaatcaacatatttatataataacattACACGATTTTACGGCCCCCAACATATAgtaaaatcaaaatatattgtaaatGGAACAAAtttcaataatataaaaaggaTAGATCAAAATggatattataaaaatcttGATAAAAAAGATGAAGAGTTTGTAGTGGGAATATTTAATGTATTGTTTGAATCAATTCCACgtgataaattatattttatagaaatATTCGATGAGGATTTTGACTATTCACTTATCTCAGATTTGGAATCAAAAATACATCTCGAAAcgaatgaaaataatagaaGTAGTAGTAATGACAATTTAAATGATAACCAAAATAACATGTTTATGGTCCAAATAgctgaatataaaaatacaaagcATCAAAACAAGAAATGGGGTTATAATGATTATGATGAATTTATGTTGCAAGGtgattttataaaagaaGGACATTATGATATAGAATTTTACAACGGTAAATGCacaattaattattatagtGGTGATGAAAAAAAGGCAAAACCAAGtgatattgaaaatataattatgtcATCtggaaaaatattaaaaaattcgtgttataagatatatattatgaaatgGGAAAATTCAGAAGAAAACATGTTAATAAATGATTTATTTCACACACGAATAGATGCTGCAAAATCtaaagataataaatatgCTACAACTGAAGTAAGAGACATTGATAATACTGCATCATCTTCGGTGTCACCAAGCAAAAAAGAAGACGAAGGATTTTATAGATCTTatatatctttaaaatttaataaaaatgaaaacgatgaatatggaataaaaaaagttgTCGATGGTATTTTTGATGGGAAAATTATAGACAGTAAATAttcaataaaaatgttaaataataattcttacaaaataaatattttaaataatgcaAATGTGCACgtaaaaagtataatagattTAATAAAAAGTGCATGGAATTGTGATATGACTTgtaataattgtatatatgatattgaactatatacatataatactGTAGAAAGAGGAAATACGGGAATGGACTCAAATAATGATGACTACTATTATGTTATTATAGAACctattaaaaatgaagagGTAGAGGCAggaaatgatgataatgttCCAAGTAAAAAAGATactgaatatataaaaattataggAAAAAATTTACCAATTGGACATTTTAATGTAGTTGTCGAAAATGATACTTTTAATGGAACTGATGCGAATAAAATGGAAGTggatacaaaattaataaaaaaaattatgtttttatCATTTGAAAAACCCTTGGAAGGAAAATACAATGTAAcaattgttaaaaataacaataatattttaacaaaCTGTTCAGAATATAATACAgaaatgaaagaaaaaatatctCCTACCCATAAAggaatatataaacatattacaGTACGTGGTTTTAATGAAGAAAATCATATGGTAACAATTTTTAAGGATGATGTACATTTTCAAAAAGGACATGGTATAAAAGATGGAGATTACTCAGTGATATATTTACATCAAAATGGAACATATAGTATTAGAAGTCGAAATTATGAGCTAAGCAAAAACGAAAACATATTATTACAGAAT
Proteins encoded in this region:
- a CDS encoding oocyst capsule protein Cap380, putative, which encodes MYIINIIYVLIVCLLGTVLSSPYWGDPLLKDLGSEELNTNNKKRLHSTKKKRYAIDISSFGNTCVPKYSNICEHSNYEIRVNNGINGYTIKAMLIQKETSDIVSVHHATSIFSTDGSALLKFDNIPSLHYNIILEVTDLIYNKDYTIGNKCLCNICNDTKIVIDLNNIENNMIHATRGHKQINLPFPQSSFVNGKLLFSNFNLYHSQINLRSIERYEELYNNQYELVHPCSGIIMTHSEKYKIHYDVKSVHCYHVYIIDKILKKITSNDQRSVNFKNNMFLKFNKNETNEDNMISVAKNYSIHLPLKYDNGFYYPRGTVSGLLVTINVNTLLNNIKNIYINNMDKKMEYIQMFRIIIRLMHQYNEITYDNLLQYTTNLTLQKSQSSSSLINNIYNVYAEELTVLLNSLSLEFNPDIIGLDKNIVLMEEKEFISQHGIDINARIYKNQLILKESSDICLVLLQDIAREISSYVNNKLDSKYTGVCKNFRKKNSYANMSVMYYTYELDCNISIFYKEYNTNDDLMITNIISNKSIFEDVYIQLHYYDIYEYGILIHTHVDQSLVRYMNSLVKNYINNDSVIVMNIIGRKTDKGPEDIDKTLKTITFPIDCITNCSNIETIIIQDNYDYISIENICIKNTTGSDICFPQYNYSYIFDTRLLLVHMININPYPEIVLQTNVHQRIVEGNYCILSRHPLLIPHEYTPRIYKDTVCKEYINRCELLSTNVIVKSINIPSSILQRKNKFKLSFTTDFDEKHEEMFQINYLSDNNNDISKKKHLLTHYNNSFYINQHDNLINESKRQKENFDNIVSVNESSHNEENAYKNINIFQEMKYDINIFNMERMYTHEQTSKNNDSSLYPFGSLSINYSHVKENIYMKFLNDYIYFYESDSQKSDYNTVSPLSEDKFSHFTNVSVYNYECLGAYAYLMNKFNILVNDSLNCEAIHMIIEVLLKGKLGKYFIYNKNKIFLNFIKKEPFSGDIYDVFDLVDVEIYEQDNLHTPKSKQRLNVSIDENNLNLLYSHKNVLYRNKYFSNIYILMFKIAYLSNEYDFYTFFYDLTGIRLVDEIVLKNIDKLSMKDQTHIQYILLNLKNNYNIKIEEHTNKFEELINEISLLAAYIVELTSSYKVDLNITNAESENELKSFANIKYFVYINEFKYHEKNVSTNQLVHTMSQLNTLIIKKKILCCSNFVDEVETSLKYYIMYKYLHNDTDFINDNDEIMPPTAYKIIQTLLERPISKSNVYDEMTKSNIDNITKHIMNQSGYIHKNNITTEYKDLECIHLDSINHYDNIITNFETKYDNHGSLVSMKILKGLLKDKQIDIQEDMKYSVYFSFRNLSVPFIGKTHREETLGFKRILLLKAFPKAIHESVLFYTYIDQLDGNSLFMLEKIIFVSKGNKLVKEINVEYQTFFVHPRNMILTNNMSSNTRINTYSTYFNELNRCHHYNNGVQACDYPEYGYNGFTPYYVFYTENNQRKEILFKNNEEIANLINNKPLTLTKRYNIEFGGEKMDVEIYNSVEVIINEIAFSIGLINFNKKNCSKLTLNNGLMHIPNDPKSLISSIYYETLYCLDKSAIYKKILTICNFDKEELMKLFSTLDSNMLPYNLEETFANSLTHNEIINLITYLISAPYQINMMIRIPGDSDNKGLNNDMKPLNLNIMELNNTENIESKIVFIENEDIIRISKQFLQKEVNNSSLLEFNESLYFELLKYMPNSFINEHKILIDVKDVNNYLKNYINKENICNNDSYFKNNGIMLIPGETSTYNQPSFTYIDNDNIYIKKKPEDSYIFNNIFLFEGKNNLNKNFLNAIIVLSPIHITEVHDISHVELIANTFDSKHQFSMKCYPHKKYDNSYFEEEFNLAPNSIYFVCMNVYTMYLKSGLYEFNKYLIKFNTTNSNTYHIYKNMPVRPVYSVKNNNIIVPDMNKIDFKLHRIKDDDMNSTLVKYLIFVDGFITLDTNPYVVVNPIFTEDSYYYNSNVSQTDDYVSFMYSRKLKLFEFLELPTTQMLFKDNTMTITTEQLIHYQEETHNVYLLTLVKTLNLTKVIIRDIFNNEFEVNIDIIKDEIPTSVHTEPPLPTPPTSTTTVPIEEIEKEEEKEIEEDKEIEIEIEIEIEKEKEEEKEIEKEVEKEEEKEIEKEEEKEVEKEEEKEVEKEEEKEVEKEVEKEVEKEVEKEVEKEVEKEEEKEEEKEVEKEEEKEVEKEEEKSNTSCKCCLVKIINNTGSNGNCISVTQYIFLVQSLTSISEGKMSLHVSEHGYELIGNDDKLSINRTLNLLCTKLNGEVHLTNGDYNIQITNYQYSMPRSPFNLSNGYFNILRINEDGTKYITPPNAFISGEKPFTVDLNIPKISRIGNTENVSESLIPEKKDNSHVVDVIPIPYAEENKQSKLSFSNFSNYSWLTNQRTINSNSAQYYRRNVMCSIYIKSIELYDDKTKTEVYENKYDISTNSLNYGVYEIHVNNGKSYGACKNGHCLLDGWFLNYIMHSDKLKNGVYMLHIKNYVNIHRIDQFESNPRYAPESSKTTATESLPVTTKPVFCVSEDLNKLESFDANKKIKIIREVETNSNVNPGIYMVHVNHNNYEVYTEKENNKILETSVFESCIKHDFDIKDDMQYIYKVQIINDETTDIRHIENERIFIDKNNNKFKEYYAFISSIENNDNKSTYLYNNITRFYGPQHIVKSKYIVNGTNFNNIKRIDQNGYYKNLDKKDEEFVVGIFNVLFESIPRDKLYFIEIFDEDFDYSLISDLESKIHLETNENNRSSSNDNLNDNQNNMFMVQIAEYKNTKHQNKKWGYNDYDEFMLQGDFIKEGHYDIEFYNGKCTINYYSGDEKKAKPSDIENIIMSSGKILKNSCYKIYIMKWENSEENMLINDLFHTRIDAAKSKDNKYATTEVRDIDNTASSSVSPSKKEDEGFYRSYISLKFNKNENDEYGIKKVVDGIFDGKIIDSKYSIKMLNNNSYKINILNNANVHVKSIIDLIKSAWNCDMTCNNCIYDIELYTYNTVERGNTGMDSNNDDYYYVIIEPIKNEEVEAGNDDNVPSKKDTEYIKIIGKNLPIGHFNVVVENDTFNGTDANKMEVDTKLIKKIMFLSFEKPLEGKYNVTIVKNNNNILTNCSEYNTEMKEKISPTHKGIYKHITVRGFNEENHMVTIFKDDVHFQKGHGIKDGDYSVIYLHQNGTYSIRSRNYELSKNENILLQNILLETSLKGYGSINITTIENDPTELLQYDLFSSKNCILLQNDNINSLNIRNNILPLVKNSESSIIKYKYVESKITNAITHCSSSNEANCLNVLRRA